Proteins encoded within one genomic window of Lynx canadensis isolate LIC74 chromosome B2, mLynCan4.pri.v2, whole genome shotgun sequence:
- the TDRD6 gene encoding tudor domain-containing protein 6 isoform X2 — protein MSSTPGLPTPGTSLVLRVSFVDVRPEVIPVQLWGLVGERREEYLRLNREIQEAAATRLPWAPGSATASPGELCLVQVGLVWHRCRVVSQQAQESRVFLLDEGRTVTADAGSLAPGRSEFFHLPSEVLGCVLAGLVPEGGGGAGGGEPQHWPPGAVDFLSSLQGGQVHGRVLDVLLLHRLVLLEAPGLSQQMQELSLARRVPDSLFRSLLKRYLTAAAAGLRLGARVLPRVPPKQEHPGLDYFYPQLQLGVTEPVVVTQVCHPHRIHCQLRSLSQEIHRLSESMAQIYWGSTGTGDENSPSATREEREESPDKPGSPCASCGLDGHWYRALLLETFRPQRCAQVLHVDCGRKELVSCSSLRYLLPEYFRMPVVTYPCALYGLWDGGRGWSRSQVGDLKTLILGQAVNAKIEFYCSFEHVYYVTLYGEDGTNLNCVFGLQSCCLADQFLQSQGREEEEEEEGEEEEEEEKGQATALQSQSPAEEADEEIPLPALRSTRLKINAFYDAQVEFVKNPSEFWIRLRKHNGTFSKLMRRMCSFYSSASKLEGVVLKPKPNDLCCVKWKENGYYRAMVSRLDDKSVAVFLVDRGSLENVDWYDVRMLLPQFRRLPVLALRCTLADIWPLGESWSQEAVSFFKKTVLHKELVIHVLDKQDKQYVIEILDESRTGEENISKVMAQAGYAKYQEFETQENIPVSAHSPGRVSNHFPAENNKISAAKRGDVEQKAQRDSTTSSVAEIVTDPPVAADTPAGLVVQEKEKRVSVYSPLVPNFLEITPDSSCKGEVRVGSTVGVKVASVENPGYFWCQLTRNIQDFKTLMCDIQDYCENTAAPYQGTAPACLAKRTVNGKWSRAVIRGAQSSQCVRVKFVDYGDEDMVAVKNICSISEEFLKVKAQAFRCSLYNLIQPTGQNPFAWNEKAIQAFREFVDSAWEDNLELKCTVFALASAHDEELFNIVDLLTPFQSACHFLVEKRLARPVKLQKPLESSVQLHSYYYSTHEMKIGSEELVYITHVDDPWTFYCQLGRNANILEQLSCNITQLSKVLPNLKTSPLTPGTLCLAKYTDGNWYRGMIIGKEPKKVFFVDFGNIYVVTSDDLLPLPRDAYDVLLLPMQAVKCSLSDIPDHIPDEITTWFQETVLDKSLKALVVAKDPDGRLIIELYDDSIQINANINEKLGLLGYRGGTRKKEESKDLTTMTETLEVKKENLKLSPTEYSSKSVENSALRSMEILGEPHKSKTSPACRETKLLRGLTKTNLVAQYQDSVGNKDNQMCPFTAEKKEEGSAESPSKATRLEATLSERNIGDSCNKDLPLKFSELPQKIIMPGFKTVVYVSHINDLSDFYVQLTEDEAEITSLSERLNDVRTRPEFYSGPPLQRGDVTCAIFPEDSLWYRAVVREQQPNDLLCVQFIDYGNVSVVHTNKIGKLDLLNALVPALCIHCSLRGLWVPEILNCKAVTRYFSRRTDEVQIRCEFVQFQDRWEVILADEHGIIAEDMISRYAFSDKSQVGLSDQIIKGACSKSVHKTDIGTSLFLNWYNPKMKTIRAYATVIDGPEYFWCQFADTEKLQFLEVEVQTAGEQVTAWRSCVPCPHIGDPCIVRYREDGHYYRALITNICDDYLVSVRLVDFGNIEDCVDPKALWNIPSELLVVPMQAFPCCLSGFNISEGACRQEGNDYFYEIVTEDVLEITILEIKRDVCNIPLAIVDLKSKGESINQKMKKYSKIGISNSDLPYEKHDPEIKGALGSLSPEVGFKKPSSKAGQEKALYVESQTDELSERIEKDLNITEAKPTKFYDPDTDNIFEAFEKPRKDKIGIEVLEGKRECHLVDKAKFDDKYLMTGFNTLLPLQASETKEILELNSLEVPLSPDDESKEFLELESIELQHSLVGDEEKEPGRVPPLVPLPQGCDTEATLHPFTAQLPLNCESEKQPELELPTAQLCLDDKINPLSLRVGQRAQDPTCAEDARKSSCMECFDDQPRLPLHLHGMNCDPNRQVEMNIYKEEFTEYKSRDAISPLTLFSEEEFRDGRKRNNALQDHVSAQAEKTYTLEGFAVGSKCVVWSSLRNTWSKCEILEIGEEGTRKRGLEVI, from the exons ATGTCCTCGACGCCCGGTCTGCCCACCCCGGGGACCTCGCTGGTCCTGCGGGTGTCGTTCGTGGACGTGCGCCCTGAGGTGATCCCCGTGCAGCTCTGGGGGCTGGTGGGCGAGCGGCGGGAGGAGTACTTGCGCCTGAACCGGGAGATTCAGGAAGCGGCGGCCACGCGCCTCCCGTGGGCGCCGGGCAGCGCCACGGCCTCTCCGGGCGAGCTGTGCCTGGTGCAGGTGGGGCTCGTATGGCACCGCTGCCGCGTGGTCAGCCAGCAGGCGCAGGAGAGCCGCGTCTTCCTGCTCGACGAGGGCCGCACCGTCACGGCGGACGCGGGCTCCCTGGCGCCGGGGCGCAGCGAGTTCTTCCACCTGCCCTCCGAGGTGCTGGGCTGCGTGCTGGCCGGCCTGGTGCcggagggcggcggcggcgcgggcggggGCGAGCCCCAGCACTGGCCGCCCGGCGCCGTGGACTTCCTCAGCAGCCTGCAGGGCGGGCAGGTGCACGGGCGCGTGCTGGACGTGCTGCTGCTCCATCGCCTGGTCCTTCTGGAGGCGCCCGGGCTGTCGCAGCAGATGCAGGAGCTCAGCCTGGCGCGGCGGGTGCCCGACAGCCTCTTCCGCTCGCTGCTCAAGCGCTACCTGACGGCGGCCGCTGCCGGCCTACGCTTGGGGGCCCGGGTCCTCCCGCGAGTCCCTCCGAAGCAGGAGCACCCTGGCCTGGACTATTTCTACCCGCAGCTGCAGCTGGGCGTGACGGAGCCGGTGGTGGTGACCCAGGTGTGCCACCCCCACCGCATTCACTGCCAGCTCCGGAGCCTCTCGCAGGAGATCCACCGCCTGTCCGAGAGCATGGCCCAGATATACTGGGGTTCCACGGGGACGGGGGATGAGAACTCTCCCAGTGCCACccgggaggagagggaggagagcccAGACAAGCCTGGCTCTCCGTGTGCCTCCTGTGGGTTGGACGGACATTGGTACAGAGCGCTCTTGTTGGAGACGTTTCGGCCCCAGCGCTGTGCCCAGGTGCTCCACGTAGACTGTGGAAGGAAGGAGTTAGTGAGCTGCAGCAGTCTCCGCTACTTGCTGCCCGAGTATTTTCGAATGCCCGTGGTGACCTACCCCTGTGCCTTGTATGGGCTCTGGGACGGTGGGAGAGGCTGGTCTCGGTCACAGGTGGGTGACCTGAAGACACTGATACTGGGCCAGGCGGTGAATGCAAAGATTGAATTTTACTGTTCCTTTGAGCACGTGTATTATGTCACTCTGTATGGAGAAGATGGGACCAACCTGAACTGTGTATTCGGGCTACAGTCCTGTTGCCTGGCCGACCAATTCCTGCAgagccagggaagggaggaggaggaggaggaggaaggggaagaagaggaggaagaggagaagggccAAGCCACAGCTCTTCAGTCTCAGTCTCCTGCTGAAGAAGCGGATGAAGAGATTCCACTCCCGGCCTTAAGATCTACCAGGTTGAAGATAAATGCCTTCTATGATGCCCAGGTAGAGTTTGTTAAAAATCCGTCCGAGTTTTGGATTAGGTTGAGGAAGCACAACGGCACCTTCAGCAAGCTGATGAGGAGGATGTGCAGTTTCTATTCCTCAGCCAGTAAGCTGGAGGGGGTGGTGTTGAAACCCAAACCCAATGACCTTTGCTGTGTCAAATGGAAAGAGAACGGCTATTATCGGGCCATGGTCAGCAGATTAGATGACAAGAGTGTGGCCGTATTCCTAGTTGACCGGGGCAGTTTGGAAAATGTGGATTGGTACGACGTGAGGATGCTGCTTCCTCAGTTTAGACGACTGCCAGTGTTGGCTCTGAGGTGCACGCTGGCCGATATTTGGCCTTTGGGGGAAAGCTGGAGCCAGGAGGcagtttcctttttcaaaaagacTGTGCTCCACAAAGAATTGGTTATCCATGTCCTTGATAAGCAGGATAAGCAATATGTTATTGAGATTCTCGATGAATCAAGAACAGGGGAAGAAAACATTAGTAAGGTAATGGCTCAAGCCGGATATGCAAAGTATCAGGAATTTGAAACACAGGAGAACATTCCCGTAAGTGCCCATTCTCCAGGGCGTGTTTCAAACCATTTTCCTGCCGAGAATAACAAAATCTCTGCTGCCAAGAGGGGAGACGTAGAACAGAAGGCCCAGAGAGACAGCACAACTAGCTCTGTTGCAGAAATTGTGACTGATCCACCAGTCGCTGCAGATACCCCGGCTGGACTAGTGGtgcaggagaaggaaaaaagagtatCTGTTTATTCTCCTCTAGTGCCGAACTTCCTGGAAATTACGCCAGACTCTTCTTGTAAAGGAGAGGTGAGAGTCGGAAGTACAGTAGGAGTCAAAGTGGCTTCTGTTGAAAACCCCGGCTACTTCTGGTGCCAGCTGACCAGGAACATTCAAGACTTTAAAACTTTGATGTGTGATATCCAGGACTACTGCGAGAATACAGCTGCTCCTTACCAGGGGACCGCCCCCGCTTGTCTGGCAAAACGCACGGTCAATGGAAAATGGTCCAGAGCTGTGATCCGCGGGGCACAATCTTCACAGTGCGTCAGAGTAAAGTTTGTAGATTATGGAGACGAAGATATGGTGGCTGTGAAGAATATTTGCTCAATTAGTGAAGAGTTTCTCAAGGTTAAGGCTCAGGCTTTTCGGTGCAGTCTATATAATTTAATTCAACCAACGGGTCAAAATCCTTTTGCTTGGAATGAAAAGGCAATCCAAGCTTTTAGGGAATTTGTAGACAGCGCCTGGGAAGACAATCTCGAATTGAAATGCACAGTATTTGCTTTGGCTTCAGCGCATGACGAAGAGCTGTTTAACATAGTGGATTTGCTAACACCGTTTCAGAGTGCCTGCCACTTTTTGGTAGAAAAGAGACTCGCAAGGCCAGTGAAACTTCAGAAGCCCCTGGAGTCCTCCGTTCAGCTACATTCTTACTACTATTCGACACACGAGATGAAAATCGGAAGTGAAGAATTGGTGTATATAACGCATGTCGATGACCCTTGGACATTTTATTGCCAACTGGGAAGAAACGCAAATATTTTAGAACAGTTGTCCTGTAATATTACACAATTGAGTAAAGTTTTGCCGAATTTAAAAACATCCCCCTTGACCCCTGGAACCTTGTGCCTTGCCAAGTACACTGATGGAAACTGGTATAGGGGGATGATAATAGGAAAAGAACCAAAGAAAgtcttttttgttgattttggaaACATTTATGTGGTAACCAGCGATGATCTGCTTCCGCTACCTAGGGATGCGTATGATGTCTTACTTCTGCCCATGCAAGCTGTTAAGTGTTCATTGTCTGACATACCCGATCACATACCAGACGAAATTACAACATGGTTCCAGGAGACTGTTTTAGATAAGTCATTGAAGGCTTTGGTGGTGGCAAAAGATCCAGATGGGAGACTGATTATAGAACTCTATGACGACAGTATCCAAATCAACGCTAATATCAATGAGAAGTTAGGGTTACTTGGCTACAGGGGTgggacaagaaaaaaagaagagagcaaaGATCTCACCACCATGACAGAAACTCTTGaagtaaagaaggaaaatctCAAGTTGTCACCTACGGAGTATTCAAGTAAATCAGTAGAGAACTCTGCGTTACGTAGCATGGAGATCTTGGGAGAACCACACAAATCTAAGACCAGCCCAGCATGTAGGGAAACCAAGCTTTTACGAGGTTTGACAAAGACAAACTTAGTCGCTCAGTATCAGGACTCCGTGGGAAATAAAGATAATCAAATGTGTCCCTTCACAGccgagaagaaagaagaaggttCTGCTGAGTCGCCTTCGAAAGCCACAAGACTAGAAGCTACCCTTTCAGAGAGAAACATAGGAGATTCGTGTAACAAAGATTTGCCTCTAAAATTTTCTGAGCTCCCTCAGAAGATTATAATGCCTGGCTTTAAAACAGTGGTGTATGTTTCCCACATAAATGACCTTTCAGACTTTTATGTTCAACTAACAGAAGATGAAGCTGAAATCACTAGTctttcagagagattaaatgatgtTAGGACCAGGCCAGAATTTTATTCAGGTCCACCTTTGCAGAGAGGAGATGTAACATGCGCCATTTTTCCAGAAGACAGTTTGTGGTATCGGGCTGTGGTCAGGGAACAACAACCCAATGACCTTCTGTGTGTACAGTTTATAGATTATGGCAATGTTTCTGTGGTCCATACTAACAAGATAGGTAAGCTGGACCTTCTTAACGCACTGGTACCAGCCCTGTGCATTCACTGCTCCTTGAGAGGACTTTGGGTTCCCGAGATTTTAAACTGTAAGGCAGTGACGCGTTACTTTTCCCGAAGGACAGATGAGGTTCAAATAAGATGTGAATTTGTTCAATTCCAAGACAGATGGGAAGTTATTCTTGCTGATGAACATGGGATCATAGCAGAAGACATGATTAGCAGATATGCTTTCAGTGACAAATCTCAAGTAGGACTTTCTGACCAAATCATTAAAGGTGCCTGTTCAAAGTCTGTCCACAAAACAGACATTGGCACTTCACTGTTTCTTAACTGGTACAACCCAAAGATGAAGACGATAAGAGCATATGCCACTGTGATAGATGGACCTGAATATTTTTGGTGTCAATTTGCTGATACCGAGAAACTTCAGTTTTTAGAAGTAGAAGTACAAACCGCTGGAGAGCAAGTAACGGCTTGGAGAAGTTGTGTCCCATGCCCTCATATTGGAGATCCTTGCATAGTGAGATATAGAGAAGATGGGCATTATTACAGGGCACTTATCACCAATATTTGTGATGATTATCTGGTATCTGTCAGGCTTGTGGACTTTGGAAACATCGAAGACTGCGTGGACCCCAAAGCACTCTGGAATATTCCTTCTGAACTCTTGGTGGTTCCCATGCAAGCCTTTCCATGTTGCCTCTCAGGATTTAATATTTCAGAAGGTGCGTGCCGTCAAGAGGGAAATGACTATTTTTATGAAATAGTAACAGAAGATGTGTTGGAGATAACAATATTAGAAATCAAAAGGGATGTTTGTAATATCCCTTTAGCAATCGTTGACTTGAAAAGCAAAGGCGAAAGTATTAAtcagaagatgaagaaatattCTAAGATTGGCATTAGTAACAGTGATCTGCCCTATGAAAAACATGACCCGGAGATAAAGGGAGCTCTTGGGTCCCTCAGTCCTGAGGTTGGATTTAAGAAACCAAGTAGTAAAGCTGGACAAGAGAAAGCCCTATATGTCGAGTCACAGACAGATGAGCTCTctgaaagaattgaaaaagatttaaacatCACCGAAGCCAAACCAACTAAGTTCTATGACCCTGACACTGACAACATTTTTGAAGCTTTCGAAAAGCCACGCAAAGATAAAATAGGCATCGAGGTACTGGAAGGTAAAAGAGAGTGCCATTTGGTTGACAAAGCAAAGTTTGATGATAAATACCTCATGACGGGATTTAACACGTTACTACCACTGCAGGCTAGTGAAACAAAGGAGATATTAGAACTGAACTCACTTGAGGTGCCACTTTCTCCTGATGATGAATCAAAAGAGTTCCTGGAGCTGGAGTCCATTGAGTTACAGCATTCTCTAGTCGGGGATGAAGAAAAAGAGCCAGGCCGGGTGCCTCCacttgtgcccctcccccagggctgtGACACAGAAGCCACCCTGCATCCATTTACAGCGCAGCTTCCCCTCAACTGTGAATCTGAGAAACAGCCGGAACTAGAATTACCCACAGCCCAGCTGTGTTTAGACGACAAAATAAACCCTTTGTCTCTACGAGTCGGTCAGAGAGCCCAAGACCCCACGTGTGCTGAGGACGCAAGGAAGTCAAGTTGTATGGAATGTTTTGACGACCAGCCTAGGTTACCCTTGCACCTACACGGAATGAATTGCGATCCCAACAGGCAAGTTGAAATGaacatatataaagaagaatTTACAGAGTACAAAAGCAGAGATGCCATTTCACCACTGACTTTGTTCTCCGAAGAAGAATTCAGAGACGGAAGGAAGCGCAATAATGCTTTACAAGATCATGTCTCAG CTCAAGCAGAGAAGACCTACACTCTGGAAGGATTTGCCGTTGGATCCAAGTGTGTTGTGTGGTCAAGTCTAAGAAACACATGGTCTAAATGTGAGATTCTGGAAATAGGTGAAGAAGGCACAAGG